The following is a genomic window from Penaeus vannamei isolate JL-2024 chromosome 27, ASM4276789v1, whole genome shotgun sequence.
CCCGTTCACAGGCCGTGCTTGTCTGCCTCGCCGCCGTGGCCGCCGCCTCCCCGCAGTTCAGGAATCAGCCCCGCCAGACCTTCCAGGACGAGCGTCAGGTGGCCATCTTGAGGGACGACCGTCAGGACTCCGGCGACGGCAACTTCAACTACAACTTCGAAACCGAAAACGGAATCAGCGTTTCTGCCTCAGGAACCCCAGGCTCTGAGGGCCAGAGCAACATGCAAGGCAGCTACAGGTGTGTTATTAGTGAAATTCAATTTTGTTGTTCACATTTGATAGTACTTGTGCTGTAATAGATATTTAATACCTTTTCCTCGAATAAGCCACGCCGAATGTATCTGTCAGACAGACTCTCCTTTTACCATTAGCGTAAACCTTTTTGAACCCGACAGATTCACCCTTCCCGACGGCACCATCGCCGAAGTGAGATACGTCGCCGACGAGTTCGGATTCCGCGCCgagtcccccctcatccccaccccccaccccctccccgcccacgccatcGAGCAGATCCGATTCGCCGAGGAACAGCGCGCCCGTGGCATCACCTTCTAAAATAAATGACCATTAAAGGACCTTACACTTGAAATAGGAAGAACTGACACAACATATTCCGagacacatttacataaatatatacatctacatttttATTTCATGCATCATGATTTTCTTGTAACATAGTCGATTATAAAACCCTTTTATAATAAAAGGAAGCAttatttctgattttctctctgaGTCCTAAACCTCACTCTACATTTCTCATTTCTACATGAGAAATTTTGAACAAGCTTTTTCAAGTATCCAGTTTAcagaaacaatatgtatataatttggaTGGTTTTGTTTTGTCTAATTTCACACATGAAACCTTATAACACTACACTAGCATAAAAGATCTGtaatacagataaacaaagaaggtGGAATGCCGGTGGAAAGTAAGATCTTAAATAAgatgaatatagatgtagattaagtatatatatatatatatatatatatatatatatatatatatatatatatatatatatatatatatacatatatatatatatatatatatatataaatatatatatatatatatatatatatatatatatatatatatatatatatatatatatatatatataatatgtatatatgtatatatatatatatatatatatatatatatatatata
Proteins encoded in this region:
- the LOC113811021 gene encoding cuticle protein AM1199-like, whose product is MKFAVLVCLAAVAAASPQFRNQPRQTFQDERQVAILRDDRQDSGDGNFNYNFETENGISVSASGTPGSEGQSNMQGSYRFTLPDGTIAEVRYVADEFGFRAESPLIPTPHPLPAHAIEQIRFAEEQRARGITF